A stretch of the Anaeromyxobacter sp. genome encodes the following:
- a CDS encoding sugar ABC transporter permease gives MARSGREEHIPHWWLHAFLAVVVLVTVYPVLWVVTIAFSGNQSLSITDLPADPTSWDRLRAITPWPARWSGANFVSVMADQPFARWIWNSAVIAVATTVVGVFLACTAAYAFSRFKFPGRRAGMMSFLVSQMFPGVLTLIPIYIIIVQWLGLGSTKFGLVIVYATTSVPFSVWMLKGYFDTIPKELEEAAIIEGAGPGMIFWRIVLPLAMPAIAITALFSFMTAWNEFILAATFMDQELMYTAPVGLRFFVGGFQQQWGYFAAGSIIVSLPVVALFLYLQKYLVGGLTAGGVKG, from the coding sequence ATGGCGCGCTCGGGCCGCGAGGAGCACATCCCGCACTGGTGGCTGCACGCCTTCCTGGCGGTGGTGGTGCTGGTGACCGTCTACCCGGTGCTGTGGGTGGTCACCATCGCCTTCTCCGGCAACCAGAGCCTCTCCATCACCGACCTGCCGGCCGACCCCACCTCCTGGGACCGGCTGCGCGCCATCACCCCCTGGCCGGCCCGCTGGTCGGGCGCCAACTTCGTCTCGGTGATGGCCGACCAGCCCTTCGCCCGCTGGATCTGGAACAGCGCCGTCATCGCGGTGGCCACCACGGTGGTGGGGGTCTTCCTGGCCTGCACCGCCGCCTACGCCTTCTCGCGCTTCAAGTTCCCGGGGCGCCGCGCCGGCATGATGAGCTTCCTGGTCTCCCAGATGTTCCCCGGGGTGCTCACCCTCATCCCCATCTACATCATCATCGTGCAGTGGCTCGGGCTGGGCTCCACCAAGTTCGGCCTGGTGATCGTCTACGCCACCACCTCGGTGCCCTTCTCGGTCTGGATGCTCAAGGGGTACTTCGACACCATCCCCAAGGAGCTGGAGGAGGCGGCCATCATCGAGGGGGCCGGGCCGGGCATGATCTTCTGGCGCATCGTGCTGCCGCTGGCCATGCCGGCCATCGCCATCACCGCGCTCTTCAGCTTCATGACCGCCTGGAACGAGTTCATCCTGGCGGCCACCTTCATGGACCAGGAGCTGATGTACACCGCGCCGGTGGGCCTGCGCTTCTTCGTGGGCGGCTTCCAGCAGCAGTGGGGCTACTTCGCGGCCGGGTCGATCATCGTCTCCCTCCCGGTGGTGGCGCTGTTCCTCTACCTGCAGAAGTACCTGGTGGGCGGCCTGACGGCCGGCGGCGTCAAGGGCTAG
- a CDS encoding extracellular solute-binding protein encodes MALLALPAVAAAQDLVVWHAYRGVEKSAFEKVAAAYNARPSTTVKVTTLAVPFDAFADKISAAVPRGKGPDVFIYAQDRMGGWIEAGNTVEPIDFFVDDAVKARFIPSTVEALTYKKTLYALPFNFKVLTLIYNKKLLQQPPKTTAELVTVGKKLSNKAAGKFGLAWAYGDFYYVASLLNGFGGAVFGPGARPTLDAPENVKGLELLQAWSRAGFLPAEPSSALITSLFNEGKAAMVFSGPWFLGEVSRDIDYGLAMLPTISEAGGKPIRPWMTVEGVFISAPSKQKEAAFEFVKYVTDLEAGRVMALEGRQTPAARAVYDDAAVKADPVLAAFKRQVEVAVPMPNLPEMTMMWSPATTALNKVNSGASPREALGVAQKAVEKDVAGLRKAK; translated from the coding sequence CTGGCCCTCCTGGCCCTGCCGGCGGTGGCCGCCGCCCAGGACCTGGTGGTCTGGCACGCCTACCGCGGCGTCGAGAAGTCCGCCTTCGAGAAGGTGGCGGCCGCCTACAACGCCAGGCCGTCCACCACGGTGAAGGTCACCACGCTGGCCGTGCCCTTCGACGCCTTCGCCGACAAGATCTCGGCGGCGGTGCCGCGCGGCAAGGGGCCGGACGTCTTCATCTACGCCCAGGACCGCATGGGCGGCTGGATCGAGGCCGGCAACACGGTGGAGCCCATCGACTTCTTCGTGGACGATGCGGTCAAGGCCCGCTTCATCCCCTCCACGGTGGAGGCCCTCACCTACAAGAAGACCCTCTACGCCCTGCCGTTCAACTTCAAGGTCCTGACGCTCATCTACAACAAGAAGCTCCTGCAGCAGCCGCCCAAGACCACCGCCGAGCTGGTCACGGTGGGCAAGAAGCTCAGCAACAAGGCGGCCGGCAAGTTCGGGCTGGCATGGGCCTACGGCGACTTCTACTACGTGGCCTCGCTGCTCAACGGCTTCGGCGGCGCGGTCTTCGGGCCGGGCGCCCGGCCCACCCTGGACGCCCCGGAGAACGTCAAGGGGCTGGAGCTCCTGCAGGCCTGGTCCCGGGCCGGCTTCCTGCCGGCCGAGCCGTCGAGCGCGCTCATCACCTCGCTCTTCAACGAGGGCAAGGCGGCCATGGTCTTCAGCGGCCCCTGGTTCCTCGGCGAGGTGAGCCGGGACATCGACTACGGCCTGGCCATGCTGCCCACCATCTCGGAGGCCGGCGGCAAGCCCATCCGCCCGTGGATGACGGTGGAGGGGGTCTTCATCTCGGCCCCCAGCAAGCAGAAGGAGGCGGCCTTCGAGTTCGTGAAGTACGTCACCGACCTCGAGGCCGGCCGGGTGATGGCGCTGGAGGGGCGGCAGACGCCGGCGGCCCGGGCCGTCTACGACGACGCGGCCGTCAAGGCCGACCCGGTGCTGGCGGCCTTCAAGCGGCAGGTGGAGGTGGCCGTGCCCATGCCCAACCTGCCCGAGATGACCATGATGTGGTCGCCGGCCACCACCGCGCTCAACAAGGTGAACTCGGGCGCGTCGCCCAGGGAGGCGCTGGGCGTGGCGCAGAAGGCGGTGGAGAAGGACGTGGCGGGTCTCAGGAAGGCGAAGTGA
- a CDS encoding DUF3459 domain-containing protein translates to MHLRARGVVVLVVLVAAVAAVAGGCGGGGGGGGPVSPNTSGWWRDQVFYEVFVRSFADSGGDGHGDLAGLTARLDELNDGDPATTSDLGVDALWLMPIFRSPSYHGYDVADYREVDPEYGTLADLDALLAAAHQRGMKVILDMVLNHSSSAHVWFANSRTGPTAEKRDWYVWSATDPGWQKPWGGSAWYTTPSGAYYGIFDGSMPDLNLANPAVEAELVDSMRYWLSRGVDGFRLDAVRYLTETGPGVGQVDQPATHAFLKRVRAALHQTHPAALLVAEAWATIETTATYYGDGDEVQLAFSFDQADGIRSALVGGAGGSLLNVLARAEAAFQGRDRGFQAPFLSNHDQPREALVVGGDAAALKLAAATLLALPGTPFLYYGEELGMLGGAAADDRNKRTPYPWTADAPGHGFTTGAPWFQAPEAAGVDLASARADPASLWHVYRELIALRHARPALARGEAARPVVTGGGTGALALLRTHGAARALFVANFAAAPSGPFTVAVAGAPAVLSARGLDGTPTAAGGQVTVPGLAARGFAFLSLD, encoded by the coding sequence GTGCACCTGCGAGCGCGCGGCGTGGTGGTCCTGGTGGTGCTGGTGGCCGCGGTGGCCGCGGTGGCCGGCGGCTGCGGCGGCGGTGGGGGCGGCGGCGGCCCGGTCAGCCCCAACACCTCCGGCTGGTGGCGCGATCAGGTCTTCTACGAGGTCTTCGTCCGCAGCTTCGCCGACTCCGGCGGCGACGGCCACGGCGACCTGGCCGGGCTCACCGCCCGGCTGGACGAGCTCAACGACGGCGACCCGGCCACCACCTCCGACCTCGGCGTGGACGCCCTCTGGCTCATGCCCATCTTCCGGTCGCCGAGCTACCACGGCTACGACGTGGCCGACTACCGCGAGGTGGACCCGGAGTACGGCACGCTGGCCGACCTCGACGCCCTGCTGGCCGCGGCGCACCAGCGCGGCATGAAGGTCATCCTGGACATGGTGCTGAACCACTCCTCGAGCGCCCACGTCTGGTTCGCCAACTCCCGCACCGGCCCCACCGCGGAGAAGCGCGACTGGTACGTCTGGAGCGCCACCGACCCCGGCTGGCAGAAGCCCTGGGGCGGTTCCGCCTGGTACACCACCCCGAGCGGCGCCTACTACGGCATCTTCGACGGCTCCATGCCCGACCTCAACCTGGCCAACCCGGCGGTCGAGGCGGAGCTGGTCGACAGCATGCGGTACTGGCTCTCTCGCGGGGTGGACGGGTTCCGGCTCGACGCCGTCCGCTACCTCACGGAGACCGGCCCGGGCGTCGGCCAGGTGGACCAGCCGGCCACCCACGCCTTCCTGAAGCGGGTGCGGGCCGCGCTGCACCAGACCCACCCCGCCGCGCTGCTGGTGGCCGAGGCCTGGGCCACCATCGAGACCACCGCCACCTACTACGGCGACGGCGACGAGGTGCAGCTGGCCTTCTCCTTCGACCAGGCCGACGGCATCCGCTCGGCCCTGGTGGGCGGAGCGGGCGGCTCGCTGCTCAACGTGCTGGCGCGCGCCGAGGCCGCCTTCCAGGGCAGGGACCGCGGCTTCCAGGCCCCCTTCCTCTCCAACCACGACCAGCCGCGCGAGGCGCTGGTGGTGGGCGGCGACGCCGCGGCGCTCAAGCTGGCGGCCGCCACGCTCCTGGCCCTGCCCGGCACCCCCTTCCTCTACTACGGCGAGGAGCTCGGCATGCTGGGCGGCGCGGCCGCCGACGACCGGAACAAGCGCACCCCCTACCCCTGGACCGCCGACGCCCCCGGCCACGGCTTCACCACCGGCGCCCCGTGGTTCCAGGCGCCCGAGGCGGCCGGGGTGGACCTGGCCTCGGCCCGGGCCGACCCGGCCTCGCTCTGGCACGTCTACCGGGAGCTGATCGCCCTGCGCCACGCCCGGCCGGCCCTGGCCCGCGGCGAGGCGGCCCGGCCGGTGGTGACGGGCGGCGGGACCGGCGCCCTGGCCCTGCTGCGCACCCACGGCGCGGCGCGCGCCCTCTTCGTGGCCAACTTCGCCGCCGCCCCCAGCGGCCCGTTCACCGTGGCGGTGGCGGGCGCGCCGGCGGTCCTCTCGGCGCGCGGGCTCGACGGAACGCCCACCGCGGCGGGCGGCCAGGTCACCGTGCCGGGGCTGGCGGCCCGCGGGTTCGCCTTCCTGTCGCTCGACTGA
- the ugpC gene encoding sn-glycerol-3-phosphate ABC transporter ATP-binding protein UgpC, which produces MAAVVLKDVTKRFGEVSVIEGLDLEVKDREFMVLVGPSGCGKSTALRMVAGLEETTGGTISIGDRVVNDVPPKDRDIAMVFQSYALYPHMTVRQNLEFGLKIRKTPAAEMARLIGEAVQILGIEPLLDRKPKELSGGQRQRVALGRAIVRKPSVFLFDEPLSNLDAKLRVQMRAEIKKLQARLQVTAIYVTHDQVEAMTMGHRIAVLHAGKLQQVGAPLELYERPANLFVAAFIGSPPMTFVDATVAEGGTRLVTRSFTLPTPAALRATLAGQDGLKVVAGIRPENLAAPGRAPRGEAAPLTITVEIAEPLGDEVVVHARSGEEPLVFKQDPHRPVASGDTFEVQLELDALHLFDAGTERRLGA; this is translated from the coding sequence ATGGCGGCTGTCGTACTGAAGGACGTCACGAAGCGCTTCGGCGAGGTCAGCGTCATCGAGGGGCTCGACCTCGAGGTCAAGGACCGCGAGTTCATGGTGCTGGTCGGCCCGTCCGGGTGCGGGAAGTCCACCGCCCTGCGCATGGTGGCCGGCCTCGAGGAGACCACCGGCGGCACCATCTCCATCGGCGACCGGGTGGTGAACGACGTCCCGCCCAAGGACCGCGACATCGCCATGGTGTTCCAGAGCTACGCGCTCTACCCGCACATGACGGTGCGCCAGAACCTGGAGTTCGGCCTCAAGATCCGCAAGACCCCCGCCGCCGAGATGGCGCGGCTCATCGGCGAGGCGGTCCAGATCCTGGGCATCGAGCCCCTGCTGGACCGCAAGCCCAAGGAGCTGTCCGGCGGCCAGCGGCAGCGGGTGGCGCTGGGGCGGGCCATCGTCCGCAAGCCCTCGGTCTTCCTCTTCGACGAGCCGCTCTCCAACCTCGACGCCAAGCTGCGCGTGCAGATGCGCGCCGAGATCAAGAAGCTGCAGGCGCGGCTGCAGGTCACCGCCATCTACGTGACCCACGACCAGGTCGAGGCCATGACCATGGGCCACCGCATCGCCGTCCTGCACGCCGGCAAGCTGCAGCAGGTGGGGGCGCCGCTGGAGCTCTACGAGCGGCCCGCCAACCTCTTCGTGGCGGCCTTCATCGGCTCGCCCCCCATGACCTTCGTGGACGCCACCGTGGCCGAGGGCGGCACCCGGCTGGTCACCCGCAGCTTCACCCTGCCGACCCCGGCCGCCCTGCGCGCCACCCTGGCCGGCCAGGACGGCCTGAAGGTGGTGGCCGGCATCCGGCCGGAGAACCTGGCCGCCCCCGGCCGCGCGCCGCGCGGCGAGGCGGCCCCGCTCACCATCACCGTGGAGATCGCCGAGCCGCTGGGCGACGAGGTGGTGGTCCACGCCCGCTCCGGTGAGGAGCCGCTGGTCTTCAAGCAGGACCCGCACCGCCCGGTGGCGAGCGGCGACACCTTCGAGGTGCAGCTCGAGCTGGACGCCCTGCACCTCTTCGACGCCGGCACCGAGCGCCGGCTCGGCGCCTGA
- a CDS encoding ROK family transcriptional regulator, which produces MSGDQSLLKRLNRMSIVRHVKAHPGVARGDLADLTGLADSTISVLVKELIGEGWLRASDSTGSGGVGRRPKLLALDPDRIAVLGAEMGVDYLNVVACSLRGEVLFSRMTDYRHGEVAASARDLAALIVEARAAMLARRRRLLGVGVGVPGMVTTDGLLRFAPAIGWRDVAVGDEVTAALRQVRCTDLPVTVLNDANAAALSEYVFGASPAISSLVFLILGFGVGAGIVLHGRLHLGHDGLAGEVGHTIVQPGGLPCACGRRGCAETLLSQKAMSRLATGRDEPILHVAELVERLARRDEALTRGAREAGALLGFLVHNLIVSLNPEVVILGGPLSRLDVLVAGALERLAQLSGDRPYHHAEVRACPLGLNATAVGAAGSVLNTLLQVG; this is translated from the coding sequence ATGTCCGGCGACCAGAGCCTGCTCAAGCGCCTCAACCGGATGTCCATCGTCCGGCACGTCAAGGCCCACCCCGGCGTGGCGCGCGGCGATCTCGCCGACCTGACCGGCCTGGCCGACTCCACCATCAGCGTCCTCGTCAAGGAGCTGATCGGCGAGGGGTGGCTGCGGGCCAGCGACTCCACCGGGAGCGGCGGCGTCGGGCGGCGCCCCAAGCTGCTGGCGCTCGACCCGGACCGGATCGCCGTGCTGGGCGCCGAGATGGGCGTCGACTACCTCAACGTGGTGGCCTGCAGCCTGCGCGGCGAGGTGCTCTTCTCCCGCATGACCGACTACCGCCACGGCGAGGTGGCCGCCTCGGCCCGGGACCTGGCGGCGCTCATCGTCGAGGCGCGCGCCGCCATGCTGGCCCGGCGGCGGCGCCTGCTCGGGGTGGGCGTGGGCGTGCCGGGCATGGTGACCACCGACGGCCTGCTGCGCTTCGCCCCGGCCATCGGCTGGCGCGACGTGGCGGTGGGCGACGAGGTGACCGCGGCGCTGCGCCAGGTCCGCTGCACCGACCTGCCCGTCACGGTGCTCAACGACGCCAACGCCGCCGCCCTGAGCGAGTACGTCTTCGGCGCCTCGCCGGCCATCAGCTCGCTGGTCTTCCTGATCCTGGGGTTCGGGGTGGGGGCGGGCATCGTCCTGCACGGCCGGCTCCACCTGGGCCACGACGGCCTGGCCGGCGAGGTGGGCCACACCATCGTGCAGCCGGGCGGCCTGCCCTGCGCCTGCGGCCGGCGCGGCTGCGCCGAGACCCTGCTGTCCCAGAAGGCCATGAGCCGGCTGGCCACCGGGCGCGACGAGCCCATCCTGCACGTCGCCGAGCTGGTGGAGCGGCTGGCGCGCCGCGACGAGGCGCTGACCCGCGGCGCCCGCGAGGCCGGCGCGCTGCTGGGCTTCCTGGTCCACAACCTGATCGTCAGCCTGAACCCCGAGGTGGTCATCCTGGGCGGCCCCCTGAGCCGGCTCGACGTGCTGGTGGCCGGGGCGCTGGAGCGGCTGGCGCAGCTCTCCGGCGACCGCCCGTACCACCACGCCGAGGTGCGGGCCTGCCCGCTGGGGCTCAACGCCACCGCGGTGGGCGCGGCCGGCAGCGTGCTCAACACGCTGCTGCAGGTCGGGTAG
- a CDS encoding sugar ABC transporter permease, which yields MLLAVGGAALLVRGALGEAAEEVATRRAVVTLRSLEALVVRAGLRGEPVRALLQGWQAGQPAGTEARVVLGTALEASTAAADAGEAAAPRRLGKDEKPLYDQWKRLGSNLAGNAEGGSPKPELEIERLQSGGRELAAPLLEDGQVVGLVRVTTPPPPPTAPPSPLIPLVYVLAPVAALFVATRRGTPRRGGLLLASLAFLAVSAAGFGSGSVERLAQAARDGTAAVAEQAREQGALAAALLASQGLAAEPALQPGLWDVGLDRRPRGLLTPAGEPDEAAVDEVARAARGDARGSALAAGLVGLLVLLLSGLGAFAAGWRALRQHRQAYAYVAPALIGTTVLVFFPFFYGVVLSFTDSNIYNTSAPLSELWVGLKNYAAILGDFGIARRGEDGALVWNYLNFYWTFLFTIVWTVTNVTFGVSFGLLLALILNTKGLALRPFYRVVLILPWAMPNYITALIWKGMFHRQFGVVNQALALFGVEPMSWFDKPFTSFMTALATNGWLSFPFMMVVSLGALQSIPADIYEAARVDGATRWQQFKAITLPSLRPALVPAVILSVVWTFNMFNIIYLVTAGAPEGATEILITQAYKFAFERYRYGYAAAYSVVIFAILLVYGTFQNRVTRATEAI from the coding sequence CTGCTGCTGGCGGTGGGCGGCGCCGCCCTGCTGGTGCGCGGCGCGCTCGGCGAGGCGGCCGAGGAGGTGGCCACCCGGCGCGCCGTGGTCACCCTGCGGTCGCTGGAGGCGCTGGTGGTGCGGGCCGGCCTGCGCGGCGAGCCGGTGCGGGCGCTGCTGCAGGGGTGGCAGGCCGGGCAGCCGGCCGGCACCGAGGCGCGGGTGGTGCTGGGCACGGCGCTGGAGGCCTCCACCGCGGCGGCCGACGCCGGCGAGGCGGCGGCCCCGCGGCGGCTCGGCAAGGACGAGAAGCCGCTCTACGACCAGTGGAAGCGGCTCGGCTCCAACCTGGCCGGCAACGCCGAGGGCGGCTCGCCCAAGCCGGAGCTGGAGATCGAGCGGCTGCAGAGCGGCGGGCGGGAGCTGGCCGCGCCGCTCCTGGAGGACGGGCAGGTGGTGGGCCTGGTGCGGGTCACCACCCCGCCGCCGCCGCCCACCGCGCCCCCCTCGCCGCTCATCCCGCTGGTGTACGTCCTGGCGCCGGTGGCGGCGCTGTTCGTGGCCACCCGGCGGGGCACGCCGCGGCGCGGCGGGCTGCTCCTGGCCTCGCTGGCCTTCCTGGCGGTGAGCGCGGCCGGCTTCGGGTCCGGGTCGGTGGAGCGGCTGGCCCAGGCGGCGCGGGACGGCACCGCGGCGGTGGCCGAGCAGGCCAGGGAGCAGGGGGCGCTGGCGGCGGCGCTGCTGGCCAGCCAGGGGCTGGCGGCCGAGCCGGCGCTCCAGCCCGGCCTGTGGGACGTGGGCCTGGACCGCAGGCCGCGCGGCCTGCTCACCCCCGCCGGCGAGCCGGACGAGGCGGCGGTGGACGAGGTGGCGCGGGCCGCCCGCGGCGACGCCCGCGGGTCGGCCCTGGCGGCCGGCCTGGTGGGGCTGCTGGTGCTGCTGCTCTCCGGCCTGGGGGCCTTCGCCGCCGGCTGGCGGGCGCTGCGCCAGCACCGCCAGGCCTACGCCTACGTGGCGCCGGCCCTGATCGGCACCACCGTGCTGGTCTTCTTCCCGTTCTTCTACGGCGTGGTCCTCAGCTTCACCGACAGCAACATCTACAACACCAGCGCCCCGCTCTCCGAGCTGTGGGTCGGCCTGAAGAACTACGCCGCCATCCTGGGCGACTTCGGCATCGCCCGCCGCGGCGAGGACGGCGCGCTGGTCTGGAACTACCTCAACTTCTACTGGACCTTCCTCTTCACCATCGTCTGGACGGTCACCAACGTCACCTTCGGCGTCAGCTTCGGCCTGCTGCTGGCGCTGATCCTCAACACCAAGGGGCTGGCGCTGCGCCCCTTCTACCGGGTGGTGCTGATCCTGCCGTGGGCCATGCCCAACTACATCACCGCCCTCATCTGGAAGGGGATGTTCCACCGCCAGTTCGGGGTGGTGAACCAGGCGCTGGCGCTGTTCGGGGTCGAGCCCATGTCCTGGTTCGACAAGCCCTTCACCTCCTTCATGACGGCGCTGGCCACCAACGGCTGGCTCAGCTTCCCCTTCATGATGGTGGTGTCGCTGGGCGCCCTGCAGTCCATCCCGGCCGACATCTACGAGGCGGCCCGGGTGGACGGGGCCACCCGCTGGCAGCAGTTCAAGGCCATCACCCTGCCGTCGCTCCGGCCGGCGCTGGTCCCGGCCGTCATCCTCTCGGTGGTCTGGACCTTCAACATGTTCAACATCATCTACCTGGTGACGGCCGGCGCGCCCGAGGGGGCCACCGAGATCCTCATCACCCAGGCCTACAAGTTCGCCTTCGAGCGCTACCGCTACGGCTACGCGGCCGCCTACTCGGTGGTGATCTTCGCCATCCTGCTGGTGTACGGCACCTTCCAGAACCGGGTCACCCGGGCCACGGAGGCCATCTGA